The Octopus bimaculoides isolate UCB-OBI-ISO-001 chromosome 16, ASM119413v2, whole genome shotgun sequence genome window below encodes:
- the LOC106873687 gene encoding uncharacterized protein LOC106873687, which translates to MYSNICSVVKVNGYQSEPFSFMRSVCRECPLSSLLYVLVLDPLLQRLEKHLRELARGRTVSTYADDVAVIVSNNRHIDLVGTALKEYEAVTGVKVNREKLVGRSSVPGKAEPYRSIVGRWTERPIILLGVWFSLDLQVKNWDEAMDKVGM; encoded by the coding sequence ATGTATAGCAACATCTGCTCGGTAGTTAAGGTGAATGGTTACCAGTCGGAACCATTCAGCTTCATGCGTTCAGTCTGTCGGGAGTGTCCGCTCTCGTCTCTGCTGTATGTACTGGTTCTAGATCCACTGCTACAGAGGCTGGAGAAGCATCTCCGTGAATTAGCACGTGGTAGAACCGTGTCGACATACGCAGACGACGTCGCCGTCATAGTGTCGAACAACAGGCACATAGACCTGGTCGGCACCGctctaaaagaatacgaagcggtgacaggagTAAAAGTTAACCGAGAAAAGTTAGTGGGCCGGAGTTCGGTTCCCGGAAAAGCAGAACCATACCGTTCAATAGTAGGACGCTGGACGGAGAGACCGATTATATTACTTGGGGTCTGGTTTAGTCTGGATCTCCAGGTGAAGAACTGGGATGAGGCGATGGACAAGGTGGGCATGTAG